In the genome of Cuculus canorus isolate bCucCan1 chromosome 26, bCucCan1.pri, whole genome shotgun sequence, one region contains:
- the PCYOX1 gene encoding prenylcysteine oxidase 1, whose translation MAALIPLLLLLLTVTGPGHAQRDRPGSIAVVGGGIGGAATAFFLRQRFGTGVRLHVLERGVLGGRLATLQVEGGSYEAGGSVLHPLNLHMKHFVKELGLSVAPVHSTLMGVYNGEEFVFEESSWYLINLLKLLWHYGLNPLRMYMWVEDILDKFMRIYRYQTHDYAFSSNERLLHALGGNDFTQMLNQTIDEAMQRAGFSHKFIKEVVCPVMRVNYGQGVNINAFVGATSLAAVESGLWSIKGGNKLVCTGLLSSSKAEVIPGMVLSIEPKIRPTRTGDPVKLYQVTYNTSSGLTADTYDIVIIAAPLGRKMANITFKNFDPPVPEFPNNYHQTVTTLVHGRLNASFFGYQDPSAFSLGAIFTTENPKLFINSIEVVSPVEDVSAEGKLPLQSAVWKVFSKEVLTKEQLHLLFSSYDSVTVKTWLAYPHYSPPEKCPPIILHDRVYYLNGIERAASAMEMSAIAAKNAALLAYHQWYGIADRIDQEDLHEKLKTEL comes from the exons ATGGCGGCCCTCAtcccgctgctgctgctgctgttgaccGTGACCGGGCCCGGCCATGCCCAGCGCGACCGACCCGGCAGCATCG CCGTGGTGGGCGGCGGGATCGGCGGAGCGGCCACCGCGTTCTTCCTGCGGCAGAGGTTCGGGACAGGTGTGCGGCTGCACGTGCTGGAGCGCGGGGTGCTGGGAGGGCGCCTGGCGACGCTGCAGGTGGAGGGGGGCAGCTACGAGGCGGGGGGATCCGTCCTGCACCCCCTCAACCTGCACATGAAGCACTTCGTCAAGGAGTTGG GCCTCTCAGTTGCCCCAGTGCACAGCACCCTCATGGGTGTTTATAACGGGGAAGAGTTTGTGTTCGAGGAGAGCAGCTGGTATCTCATCAACCTCCTCAAACTACTCTGGCACTACGGGCTCAACCCCCTGCGCATGTACATGTGGGTGGAGGACATACTGGACAAGTTCATGCG GATCTACCGCTACCAGACGCATGATTATGCCTTCAGCAGTAACGAGCGCCTGCTTCACGCCCTGGGAGGGAATGACTTCACCCAAATGCTGAACCAAACCATCGATGAAGCCATGCAGAGAGCCGGCTTCTCCCATAAGTTCATCAAGGAGGTAGTTTGCCCAGTCATGAGAGTGAATTACGGGCAAGGTGTCAACATCAATGCTTTTGTAG GTGCTACGTCTCTGGCAGCGGTGGAATCCGGCCTTTGGTCCATAAAAGGGGGGAACAAACTCGTCTGCACTggccttctctcctcctccaaaGCTGAAGTGATCCCTGGCATGGTTCTGTCTATAGAGCCAAAAATCAGACCCACACGCACAG GAGACCCGGTGAAGCTCTACCAGGTCACTTACAACACTTCATCTGGACTAACGGCAGATACGTACGACATCGTCATCATTGCTGCTCCGCTGGGCCGCAAAATGGCCAACATCACCTTCAAGAATTTTGACCCTCCTGTCCCAGAGTTCCCAAATAATTACCACCAGACTGTCACAACCTTAGTCCATGGACGATTAAATGCCTCCTTCTTTGGTTACCAGGACCCCTCTGCCTTCAGTCTTGGTGCCATCTTCACTACAGAGAATCCCAAACTGTTCATCAACAGCATTGAGGTGGTGTCTCCCGTGGAAGACGTCAGTGCTGAAGGGAAGCTGCCCTTGCAATCAGCCGTCTGGAAGGTGTTCTCCAAGGAGGTACTCACCAAGGAGCAGCTTCACTTGCTGTTCTCCTCCTATGACTCTGTTACGGTGAAGACATGGTTGGCGTATCCCCACTACAGCCCCCCGGAAAAATGCCCTCCCATCATCCTCCATGACCGAGTCTACTACCTGAATGGCATTGAGCGGGCAGCGAGTGCCATGGAGATGAGCGCCATTGCAGCCAAAAATGCCGCCCTGCTTGCTTACCACCAGTGGTACGGGATCGCTGACAGGATTGACCAGGAAGATTTGCACGAGAAGCTGAAAACGGAGCTTTGA
- the TGFA gene encoding protransforming growth factor alpha isoform X1, with the protein MLLLLGKGMRWWQVGTGDKHAGVLLAMCHALENTTAAQSAPGPPVAAAVRSHFNDCPDSHSQFCFHGTCRFLVQEDKPACVCHSGYVGTRCEHADLLAVVAANQKKQTITALVVVSVVASVLLISACLLIHCCQLRKRCQWCRTPGGGQEKPGGLLKSGTSCCHTETGV; encoded by the exons ATGCTCCTTTTGCTAGGGAAAGGGATGAGGTGGTGGCAAGTGGGGACAGGAGACAAACATGCAG GTGTCCTGCTTGCCATGTGCCATGCGCTGGAGAACACAACGGCAGCCCAGAGTG CTCCAGGCCCACCGGTGGCGGCAGCAGTGAGATCCCACTTCAATGACTGTCCCGACTCTCACAGCCAGTTCTGCTTCCACGGCACCTGCCGGTTCCTGGTCCAGGAGGACAAACCAGCATGTGT GTGCCACTCGGGGTATGTGGGGACGCGGTGTGAGCACGCTGACCTCCTAGCCGTGGTGGCTGCCAACCAGAAGAAGCAGACGATCACTGCCTTGGTGGTGGTGTCGGTGGTGGCCTCAGTGCTGCTTATCAGCGCGTGCCTGCTCATACA ctgctgccagctgcgGAAGCGATGCCAGTGGTGCCGAACACCTGGTGGCGGCCAAGAAAAGCCGGGAGGGCTCCTGAAAAGTGGTACCTCCTGCTGCCACACGGAGACGG GGGTCTGA
- the SNRPG gene encoding small nuclear ribonucleoprotein G isoform X1, with the protein MSKAHPPELKKFMDKKLSLKLNGGRHVQGILRGFDPFMNLVIDECVEMAPGGQQNNIGMVVIRGNSIIMLEALERV; encoded by the exons ATGAGCAAAGCACACCCGCCCGAGCTGAAGAA GTTCATGGACAAGAAGCTGTCAT TGAAACTGAATGGCGGCCGACATGTCCAGGGGATCCTGCGGGGCTTCGATCCCTTCATGAACCTCGTCATCGATGAGTGTGTGGAGATGGCACCGGGAGGACAGCAGAACAACATTGGCATGGTG GTCATACGAGGAAATAGCATCATCATGCTGGAAGCCTTGGAACGAGTATAG
- the TGFA gene encoding protransforming growth factor alpha isoform X3: MCHALENTTAAQSAPGPPVAAAVRSHFNDCPDSHSQFCFHGTCRFLVQEDKPACVCHSGYVGTRCEHADLLAVVAANQKKQTITALVVVSVVASVLLISACLLIHCCQLRKRCQWCRTPGGGQEKPGGLLKSGTSCCHTETGV; encoded by the exons ATGTGCCATGCGCTGGAGAACACAACGGCAGCCCAGAGTG CTCCAGGCCCACCGGTGGCGGCAGCAGTGAGATCCCACTTCAATGACTGTCCCGACTCTCACAGCCAGTTCTGCTTCCACGGCACCTGCCGGTTCCTGGTCCAGGAGGACAAACCAGCATGTGT GTGCCACTCGGGGTATGTGGGGACGCGGTGTGAGCACGCTGACCTCCTAGCCGTGGTGGCTGCCAACCAGAAGAAGCAGACGATCACTGCCTTGGTGGTGGTGTCGGTGGTGGCCTCAGTGCTGCTTATCAGCGCGTGCCTGCTCATACA ctgctgccagctgcgGAAGCGATGCCAGTGGTGCCGAACACCTGGTGGCGGCCAAGAAAAGCCGGGAGGGCTCCTGAAAAGTGGTACCTCCTGCTGCCACACGGAGACGG GGGTCTGA
- the SNRPG gene encoding small nuclear ribonucleoprotein G isoform X2 has product MDKKLSLKLNGGRHVQGILRGFDPFMNLVIDECVEMAPGGQQNNIGMVVIRGNSIIMLEALERV; this is encoded by the exons ATGGACAAGAAGCTGTCAT TGAAACTGAATGGCGGCCGACATGTCCAGGGGATCCTGCGGGGCTTCGATCCCTTCATGAACCTCGTCATCGATGAGTGTGTGGAGATGGCACCGGGAGGACAGCAGAACAACATTGGCATGGTG GTCATACGAGGAAATAGCATCATCATGCTGGAAGCCTTGGAACGAGTATAG
- the FAM136A gene encoding protein FAM136A, which yields MAEAAQGRVQAAVESAVQALERERIRGMQGTMFRCSARCCEDAAASMQQVQRCIERCHMPLAQAQAIVTAELEHFQDRLSRCTLHCNDKAKDALEAGGTEAQVRDQLDACLAACGDDHLRLVPVMAKKMKDSLAAIQQ from the exons ATGGCGGAGGCGGCGCAGGGCCGGGTGCAGGCGGCGGTGGAGAGCGCCGTGCAGGCGCTGGAGCGGGAGCGGATCCGCGGGATGCAG GGCACCATGTTCCGGTGCAGTGCGCGGTGCTGCGAGGATGCCGCAGCCTCCATGCAGCAGGTGCAGCGCTGCATCGAGCGGTGCCACATGCCCCTTGCCCAGGCCCAGGCCATCGTAACTGCCGAGTTGGAGCACTTCCAG GACCGCCTGAGCCGCTGCACGCTGCATTGCAATGACAAAGCAAAGGATGCGCTGGAGGCAGGGGGCACAGAGGCACAGGTGCGGGACCAGCTCGATGCCTGTCTAGCTGCCTGCGGCGATGACCACCTCCGCCTTGTCCCCGTCATGGCCAAGAAGATGAAGGACAGCCTGGCCGCCATCCAGCAGTAG
- the TGFA gene encoding protransforming growth factor alpha isoform X2 — MPGEAAAALAVGVLLAMCHALENTTAAQSAPGPPVAAAVRSHFNDCPDSHSQFCFHGTCRFLVQEDKPACVCHSGYVGTRCEHADLLAVVAANQKKQTITALVVVSVVASVLLISACLLIHCCQLRKRCQWCRTPGGGQEKPGGLLKSGTSCCHTETGV, encoded by the exons ATGCCGGGCGAGGCGGCGGCCGCGCTGGCCGTGG GTGTCCTGCTTGCCATGTGCCATGCGCTGGAGAACACAACGGCAGCCCAGAGTG CTCCAGGCCCACCGGTGGCGGCAGCAGTGAGATCCCACTTCAATGACTGTCCCGACTCTCACAGCCAGTTCTGCTTCCACGGCACCTGCCGGTTCCTGGTCCAGGAGGACAAACCAGCATGTGT GTGCCACTCGGGGTATGTGGGGACGCGGTGTGAGCACGCTGACCTCCTAGCCGTGGTGGCTGCCAACCAGAAGAAGCAGACGATCACTGCCTTGGTGGTGGTGTCGGTGGTGGCCTCAGTGCTGCTTATCAGCGCGTGCCTGCTCATACA ctgctgccagctgcgGAAGCGATGCCAGTGGTGCCGAACACCTGGTGGCGGCCAAGAAAAGCCGGGAGGGCTCCTGAAAAGTGGTACCTCCTGCTGCCACACGGAGACGG GGGTCTGA